The Pseudomonadota bacterium DNA window GGCAGAGGATAATGAATACGATTGTCGAAGTTATTCCTCAACGGTGTACGCTTAAAAGTGTTACCGTAAAGGACTTGGCCGGACTTGGCCATGCCTTCATGTTCTGGGGTTTCAGTTGTTTCTTGACAAGCTATATAGTCTTCATCGGTCTTGCAGAAGGTTTCGGTCTGTACCCTTATATTATGGGCGGAACCTTTGAGGAGGTTTATTTTTCCATACTGGATTTTGCCGGTTTATTCGTCATCATAGCTATAGTATGGGCAGCTATCAGACGTTTTATAGTAAGACCGGAAAGACTGGAGATGAGTGTCGAGGCAGGAGTTATTATGCTTATGGTCTTCGGACTTATGGCACTACATTTTATAATAGAGGGTTTTGATTTTGCAGCCTTAGGGGAAACATCCGGATTGCCACCTCTGTCGAAGGCAATCGCTCGCTATCTTGCAGATACAGGAATTTCGAAAGACACAATGCTTGCTATTTCTCATTGGGCATGGTGGATTCACTACGCATTGATCCTTGGCTTCGCAATTTATATCCCGCGCTCAAAGCACCTCCATGTTCTCGCCTCTGCCTTTAATGTTTTCTTCAGACCACTTGGTTCCAAAGTGGTGCTCGAGCCAATCTCTATGGAAGCTCTTGAAGCTCTTGAAAACGGCGATGAGTCAGTGTCACTCGGTGTATCGAAGATTCAGGACTTTAAATGGAAAGATTTGCTCGACCTTTATGCCTGTGCTGTCTGCGGTCGGTGCCATGTCAATTGCCCTGCCCACGTTAGCGGCAAATCTCTCTCGCCCAAAGAGGTCATTCATGACCTGAAAGAACATATGCTTGAGGTAGCCCCTGGATTGCTTGCCGGTAATGCAGAATCATCTACAGAAAGCCAGGGTAAGAGTCTGATTGGCGATGTGGTAGATGAAGATAAGATCTGGGCCTGTACTACCTGTGGCGCCTGCCAGGAGGTTTGTCCGGTTGGCATAGAGCATATACGCAAGATAATCCAAATGAGGCAAAATCTGATGCTGGTGCAAAACAAGATGCCGGAAAGCGCCCAGCTTATGCTGAGGAATATGCAGACAAGAGGAAATCCATGGGCCGGAGCTCAGTCGTTAAGGTTAAGAGGCGATTGGACAAACGACATGGAACTGAAAATATTGGGTGAATGCGAAGAAAACCCCAGCACACTGTTCTGGGTAGGCTGTACCGGGGCTCTTATTGATCGTAATGTCTCAGCTACTCTTTCTTTAACAAAGGTGCTGAAGGCAGCCGGAGTCGATTTCTGTGTATTAGGTGAGGCAGAGACTTGCTGCGGTGATCCGGCAAGAAGGGCAGGCTCTGAAATCCAGTTCCAACTCTCAGCAGAAGAAAACATTGAAACGTTGAAAAACTACAACATTAAAGAAGTCATTACTTCATGCCCACACTGCTATAACACATTAAAAAATGAGTATCCTCAGTATGGCGCTGATTTCAAGGTAGTTCACTACACCGAACTTCTTGCTGATTTAATAAGGCAGGGCAAATTGAAACTTACCAACGATGTGGATTCGGTCATCGCATACCATGACCCTTGCTATTTAAGCCGTTATAATGAAATTTATCAGGAGCCGCGTCAGATAATACAGAATATGCCGAAGGCCAGATTTAAAGAAATGGAACGCTCAAAAACAAATACATTTTGCTGCGGCGGCGGCGGCGGACATATGTGGATAGAAGAACAGCACGGCACAACAAAAATTAATCATGTGCGAATGGATGAAGTTATCGAGACTGGGGTCGATATGGTCTTGACTTCATGCCCTTATTGTCTGCAAATGCTTGAGGAGGGCATTGAACAGAAAGGTGTGAAAGATTCATTGAAGGCAAAAGACCTTGCTGAGGTAGTTGAAGCGGCAATGAAACAATCTTAATCAGGAAAGGAGATTATATGAATATTATCGTTTGTGTTAAACAAGTACTTGACCCTGAAATACCACCGGCCAAATTCAAGATTGATCCCGAAACAAAACAGGTAGTACCCCCTGCAGGAGTGCCCCCTGTAATCAGCGTTTACGATGAAAGAGCATTGGAAGGAGCATGCAGGCTCAAGGATAAGAACAAAGGCAAGATAACCGTGATAAGCGTGGGGGCGGAAAAAGCTGCTGATGTGATAAAACATGCCATATCCATGGGTGCTGACGATGGATTTGTTCTCAGCGATCCGGCCTTCGAAAACCTGGATAGCTTTGGTATTGCCTATGTTCTTTCGAAGGCTATACAGAAGATTGGCGGGTATGATCTGGTTTTGTGCGGCAGACAGGCCGCTGACTGGGGGGCAGGTCAGGTTGGCTCAATTCTTGCCGAAATACTTGGCATCCCTGTTGTTACTCTTGCCTGTGATATTGAGGCAGCAGACACGAGTGTCAGAGTAAAGAGGATAGTAAACGATGGCTATGAAATAGTGGAAGCACCTATGCCAAGTCTGGTTACTGTCAGCAGCGAGATTGGTCTGCCTCGTCTCCCCGCTGGAATGCGCCTTATGATGGCTCGTAAAAAACAGATTCCGGTCTGGAAGGCGCAGGATATTGGCGCTGAATCCTCACAGATGGATAAGGGTAATGCCCATACAGAGATCACAGGGCTATCTGTGCCGACAAGGAAAACCGAGTGTGAGATGATTACCGGTGCTACCCTAAGCGAAGCCGCAATCAACCTGGTTTCGAAGCTTGCAAATCTGACATAACGAATGGAGGATATTCAATGGATAATTATAAAGGTGTTTTAGTTTGTGGCGAAATCGCTGAAGGGCAATTAGCGCCAATCACGATAGAGCTCCTTGGAGTTGGAAGAAAGCTTGCCGACGAACTGGGAGAGGGATTAAGTATTTTATTAATGGGTAGCAAATCGGGTAGTCTGGGTCAGGAGGCAATCGCCTATGGAGCAGATAATGTTTATACTGTCGAAGACAGCATCCTTGATACATATAATTCCGATGCCTACACACAGGTAGCGGCTGACCTTTGCAAGAAAGTGCTTCCTTCAATAATGCTTTTTGGCCATACCGATATCGGTTGTGATTTGTCCCCGAGACTAAATGGTCGCTTAGGAGGCGGACTTTCTATGGAATGTATGGCGTTATCTATTGATCCGGCGACTAAGTTGCTGGTTTCGACAAGACCTGTCTTTGGTGGTAACGCACTCGCCACGATGGTATCAAAGTCTGCACGCCCTCAGATGGCTACCATGAGAGCAAAAATAGTGCCGCCTGCAGAGCGCAATGATGCCCGGCAAGGTAAGGTCATTCCTGTAGAAGACAAGATCGACGCTTCGGCGATTAAGGTCAAGGTTATCGAACGGATAAAAGAAGAAGTTGAAGGGGTGAAGCTGGAAGATGCTGAATTCGTTGTTGCCGGTGGACGCGGTATGGGTACAGCTCAAGACTTTGCGAAACTCCGTGAACTTGCAGATATTCTTGGAGGTGCTGTTGGTGGTACAAGGGTTGCATGTGACGAAGGTTGGGCGCCTGCGCCGCTTCAGATAGGACAGAGCGGAAAGGTAGTCAGCCCAAAACTATACATAGCCGTAGGTCTCTCTGGCGCCATGGCACATATTGCCGGCTGCTTGGGATCAAAGTGCATTGTGGCTATAAATAAGGATAAAGAGGCTAACATCTTCAACGTAGCGCACTTCGGTATCGTCGGGGATTGGAAAGAAGTATTACCTGCTATGACCGCGAAATTCAAGGAGCTAAAAGCAGGATAAGATAAGGATTTGTTATAAGAACCCTGGGGGATAGTTGGGGACATCCTGATAGTCCTCCTGTCCCCTTTTCAGCGTCAGAGAAATAGGCGACGATTAATCCTCTTCCAGGATGGAATCAAAATATTGGTTCGCCTGTACCGTCACTAAATTCACCACCCCGGGTTTTGCCGTCAGTTTATTTTACTGTCCTGTATCCACCCGGTTTGGTTTAAGATGGTTTCGAATAATTCAAATTGTTCTTCGAGACGGGCAAATAATTCAAAGGCATGGTCGAGATCAACCCTTTTCCCTGCATTCTCAATCTCATAGGCAACTGCCCGTATAGCCCCCGCCTCCACATTGGCCGCAGCGCCCTTGATAGTGTGCGCCTGCCGCGCAATACCGAGGGCATCTCTGGTGTTGAGATGTTCCCTTAAAGAACCCATCTCCTTTTGAATATCATCTAAGAATAAGGCAAGTATTTCCCGGCACAGGTCTCTATCGCCCATGAATCTTTCAATCAGCGCCATTTCATTGAAAACCTCTTTTATCTCTTCCTGGTTATGGGCAACTACCGGTCCTTCAGTCACCGATATGGATTCTGTCTTGCCGGCAGCGGCTTTACCACCCAATATCCGGGCTAAAACCTCTTCTATTTCTTTCGGCTGCAACGGTTTGGCAATGTGTTCATTCATGCCCGCTTTAATGCACTTCTCCCTGTCCTCTTTTGTGGCATGGGCAGTTATGGCTACAATAGGTATGCCATGATTAAGCACATGAGAATCATCTTTACGGATCAACATGGTAGCCTCATAACCGTCCATTTTAGGCATCTGACAGTCCATCAGGACCAGATCATACTGCATGTTCTCGAGGACATTGACCGCTTCAGCGCCATTCTTTACAGCGTCGACCTGGTAACCGAGTTTCTTCAGCATAACAATGGTGACTATCCGGTTGATCGGGCTATCTTCGGCTAAGAGAATTCTTACCTGACTTTTCCATGATTCTGCAACGGCGTGCTTGACAATAAGATTGTCTGTTGAGGCATCGGAACTTATTTGCCGGTCCCGAAGTTCATTTTCGTCATTATCTATTGGAGCGGCTGACATAGATTGTTCAAGCTTTGCAAGGGCAATGAATGTGTTCTCGTTCTCCTGGAGATATTTTGTGAGTGCTTCCCTCATAAAGAAGCTTTTGGACTTGCTGGTGATTATAACAAGATTATCAAGGCGGTCTTCAAGATCTTTGGGCAGTTTCAGACTTATCATGTTTTGCCGGACACCTCCCTGTAGTAGAACCACGTAATGCCGCGTCCAGGGCCATAAACCCCGGTGTTTTATCCATGGCTGCAAACAGAAGTTTTTATAACCTTTATTCCACCTGTTTTCCGCCTAACTGTCAGGCGAAATAAGAACGGAGTTTGCTTAAAAAATAATCCATGAAGCAGATTCTTTGTGTTCTATGATTTGATCCAACCATGGATTTATCTATTCAAAGGAGAAGTCTACATATAATATTTCTTCATGACCGTCATTTACCTGGAAATGGAATGGTAATGATACTATGGGCAATGCACATATAAAATGCAACTCCACGTTTCTTCCGACAACAACCGTAGGGATCGCCGCCCTCAGGTTGACTTGAGCCTTCTCAAGCTCTTTTCGTGCCTGCCCTGAGGTAATATTGGTAAGCTCTCCGATTGCGTCAATAACCTCTGCGTCCAAATCATCGTGACTTTCGCCCATAAGCGCCTGGTAAATGAACAAAGCACCCTCTTTCGTGAAGCTTATGCAGATCGTTCCTTTTGCGTCCCCGACAAGCCCCATAATGCCTGTTACATCGCCGGTTGAAATCCGTGTATTCCTGAGAATGGGTTTGTTCATTTTAAGATCAATGTTGAGCATGGTTTTAAATACCGATGTAGTGGCTATAACAAAGGGGTTAATGTATTCTACGTGCATCCGGACCTCCTATACATGATTGTTGCCCCAACCCCTATTACTTTCTCTCGATAATACTTTTCATCGAAGCACGGCAACATGATCAATTACTCTTTTTATATCGCTCTTTTTTGATAAAACTTAAATAGCTTCTATCCGGAAACTCCGGACGGAAACTAATTATTCCAATTAACGTTCATCATGTCACCATCGTTGGCGGCGTCATCAGCATCCTCGACGTACTGGTTGTACGCCTCCGGTGCCTCGTCCTTGCCGCCTCGGTGCCATTTCGAATGCAGATTGGAATTAGGTTACTAAAGTTTCTCAGCAATTAAACATCTCCCGGGCCCGTAAATACCGTCTTCAGCCCCTCAAACTCCATCTCCAATTTTTTAATGAGTGTACCGGCCTGACTTATATCCTTGCTGTTTCCTGCAGTTTCTAATTCAAAGGCAATGTTCTTCAGAGACCTTGCCTCTATGTTTGCCGCAGCGCCCTTCATAGCATGGGCCTGCCGTTCCAGTGCATAGGCATTATCCTGAGACAGGGCGTCCTTTAAACCGGCCAACTGGTTCGGAAAATCAGCCATAAACACATCAACGATCTCTTTCATAAGTTCTTCGTCGCCATCAAGACGTTCAAGAAATGCCGATCTGTCAAAGATAAATTTATGAACCGGCTTTGTTTCGAATATTGGTTTTTGTCTTGATGATTGTAAAGTTGACAGGCAACGCTCTATTGCAGCAACAAGTTCTTTCGGCTGGATAGGTTTTGAGACATAGTCATCCATGCCTGCCTCTATGCAACGCTCTTTGTCCCCTTTCAAGGCATGGGCTGTCATGGCAATAATCGGCATATGGGTTCCATTCAATTTTTCCTTGTTGCGAATAATGCCCGTTGCCTCGAATCCGTCCATTTCCGGCATCTGGACATCCATCAGCACAAGATTATAAGGGATCATATCAACAGCTACGACTGCCTCTTTTCCATTCGCGACCACATCCGCCCTGTATCCTAATTTCTCAAGGATACGCACTGCAACCTTCTGGTTAGTGGCATTGTCTTCAGCAACAAGGATTTTTACCATGCGCTTCGCATCTTCACGGATGGAGTGTTTTGTTATAAAAGGCGCAGGTTCTTTCTTTTCTGTTACCTGCCGCCCGCAAATAATTGTTGCAAGACAGTTGAACAGTTGTGTCGATTTCACAGGCTTCGTAAGGTAGGCAGCGAAACCTATTTCCTTTGAACGGGCAGCATCCCCGCGCTGACCGCCCGATGTTAACATCACAAGGATTATGTCTTTTACATCATCATCCTCTTTAATAATACGACCCAGAGTTTCTCCGTCCATACCCGGCATGAGCATGTCAATAATGGCAATATCAAAGGGATCGTTATTGGATTTTGCCTGCCGCAATTGCCGGAGCGCTTCAATGCCGCTTGAAGTCAGAATACACCGGCAACCCCAGGAGTATAGATAGGCTTTTAAAACACGTTGATTCGTATCATTATCATCCACTACAAGTACATGAATGCCTTTTATATCCTCACGGGTCCGGGCTTCAGATTCAGGAGTCGTCTGTTGTTTTTCCAGAACTATTGTAAACAGGAATTTTGAACCTTTACCTTCTATGCTCTCAACACTGATATTGCCGCCCATCATTTCCACAAGGTGTTTGGAAATGGCAAGGCCCAGGCCTGTGCCGCCGTATTTTCTTGTTGTAGACGCATCCACCTGTGAAAAAGACTTAAAAAGACGGTCCATATTTTCGGCAGAGATTCCTATGCCTGTATCCGCTACGGTAAAAAGAACCTTCGCATGGCTGTCGCTCTCTTCTTCAAGCGTTGCACAGACAGAAATCTCGCCTTTTTCAGTGAATTTGATGGCATTATAAGCAAGATTCATCAATATCTGACGTATTCTTCCCGGATCACCGCGCACAAAAGACGGGACCTCCGGGTCTACCATAAAGATACATTCAAGACCTTTATCGTGCGCTCGCAGCGACAGCATATCGGCCACTTCCTCTACCGAGGTTCTAATATCAAAATCGATAACCTCAAGATCGAGTTTCCCTGCCTCAACCTTCGAAAAATCAAGGATATCGTTCACTACCGCCAATAAAGTATTTGCAGAATTCACTACAGTCTCTGCAAAATCCCTTTGCTCGGCATCCAGGTTTGTGTCGAGAAGCAACCCTGCCATACCGACTACCCCGTTCAAAGGCGTCCGTATCTCATGGCTCATATTGGCAAGGAACTCGCTCTTTGCCTTGTTGGCTGATTCGGCTATTTCCTTGGCCTTTGTTAAATCTTCATGGGTCTTTACGTTATCGGTGATATCTATGAGGGTACCGATTATTGCCGGTCTACCCTTATAAATTGTCTGTGTGCGCAGGACCTCCACATAAATAACCCTTTTGTCCTTTGTGAGTGCCCTGAACCGGTAGCCCAGGGATTCTGCCCCTTCCTCCATCTTTTTTTTCACGTTCTCTATAAAGAGGGACCAGTCTTCCGGTAATACAAGGTCCTTTGAGTCAACTTTGTTGACTATCTCTTCCACACTGTAACCGTGGATTTCGGCAAACCGGGAGTTTACATACCTGAATGCATTGTCCTGTAAAAGATAGATGCCAACCAATGATTTTTCTGTTAGATCGCGGAACTTGTTTTCAGATTCCTTTAAGGCATTTTCGTGCTGTTTCAGTTCTGACACATCCTCGCAGGTCAATACAGAGCCGCCGTTTCCAAGGAGTACGGATACAAAACTGACGATCTTTTCTGTGCCGTCCTTACAGGTAACGGTAAAAACCTCCGGGGCAAATCTGCCTCCCTCCAGTGTGCCCTTCCGGTCCTCTAACCATGCAGCAATCACCCTGCGCCTGCATTCCTGATCAGGGAAGGCCTTTCTGGACCATGTCCTGCCGTCAGGAATATCACTTTCATCATAGCCGAAAAGCTCCTTAAACTTCGGGTTGATGTATGTAAAAATGCCATCCGGGGCAGTCATCACCATCCCGAAGGGGGCATTTTCCGACAGTGTCTGGAAATTTTCCCTCTCATTCTGTAAGGCTTCTTCCATCATCTTCCGTTGGGTAATGTCTTCGCAGGTCATTATATAATCCCCTGTTCCCAGCAATACAGGTAGAAAATTAATGATCTTTTCGGTTCCGTCCTTACAGGTAACAGTAAAGGTATAAGGGTCTTTTTCGCCTGGTTGCGATTGCGATGATGTCTGGCTGGCCCAGACACTGACTACCTTGTGTCTGTATTCCTGATCAGGGTAGGCCTTTCTGAGCCATGTCCTGCCGTCGGGGATATCGCTTAAATTATAGCCGAAGAGTTTTTGAAACTTCGGATTGAGATATGTAAAAGTACCGTCCCGGGCAATCATCAACATCCCGAAGGGGGCATTTTCCGAGAGCATCCGGAAACGCTCTTCTCCTTCCCGTAATGCTTCCTCCGCATTTTTACGCGCAGTAATATCCCTGCCGTATACAACAATTCTGGCAACTCTTCCGGCAATAGCTACAGGGAAAAAGCCGGTATCATGCCATCCGTCATGGTGTCTGCTTTCAACCTGGACCGGTTGTTGCGCAAGGCAAACCTTGTGTAGTCGTTCCTTTCTTTTTTGTGCAACTTCAGGCGGTAAATTGTCAAACAGTGTAGACCCGATAGCAGTGTCGGGATTCAGACCCAGATATTCAGTGCCGGCTTTGTTGATGGCAAGGATAACCCCCTCAATATCGACTAAAAAAATTCTGTCCGTTGATGCATTGATGATGTCATGAAGCCTGTCCGTGGATTCCAGAAGAGCGTCTTCAGCTTTCTTCCGTTCTGTAATGTCGTTATATATGGCCAGGATTCTATTGGAAACCATCGCCCCCATTTGTTCTACATGGCGTATAGAGCCATCCTTGCAGGTAATGGTAACTTCGATAGGCGTCATTTCTATGCCATGTTTTTGGGCCTCAGTGAGGGAAGTAAATAAAGATGGGAGTGAAGCACAATAGTCAGGATCAGGATATGCCTGACGGCGCCAATCCTGAATAGTGGGAATATCTTCCATTGTGTACCCGAAAAGCTCACGGAACTTGCGGTTGTTATATTCTATATTTCCCTTCAGGTCACCCCAGGAAATAGCCACAGGAGAGGCATCCATGATGGCCAAGAGTTTTTCCTTCTCTTCCTGCAGTTCCTCATGTACCTTCTTACGCTTGGTAATATCGCGAAAGATCGTAGACACTCTGATATTACCGTCTTTGCCTTTGAACGTGTTGGAAGACACCTCGCAGGGGAATCTGGTCCCGTCTTTGCATATATGGTAAATTTCACTTCTGAACATACCTGTTTGTTTTCGTTCCTCTAATGCTACAGCAAGCCGTGGATCCGAGACATCAACAATACCGCCCCGGCCGATCTGACATATTTCTTCTTCGCTTCGCCCAAGCATGCGACAGGCTGCGGCATTGGCGGCAAAGATCTTTCCGTCAGGCATTGTCAGGAGAATTCCATCGGCGCTATTATCATAGAGCGACCGGAAAAGTTCTTCGCCTTCCCATAATAATGCTTCCGCCTCCTTACGCTCGGTAATATCCTTCACCATGCCTTCATAACGGATTATATTCCCGCTATTATCATGGACAGATTTGTTGGATACGGAAACCCAGAATTTGCTTTTGTCCTTCCTGTATCGTTGTGATTCAAAATCTCCTATGCTCCCGCGGATTTCAAGGAGCTCTATATACCGCTGGCAATCAGCGGGGTTCACATAGGTCTGCTCTGCGGTATCCGTAATAGACGTCATCATTTCTTCCGGCGAGGCATAACCGAAAAGCTTTGCCATGGCCGGGTTGACATTGATATATCGGCCTTCAGGTGTACTCTGGTAGATCCCGAAGACAGCGTTTTCAAAGATATTTCTGAAATTTTCTTCAGCCTTTTTTAGCTCTATTTCTGCATGTTTACGCTCTGTTATGTCTTCAATGGAGCCTTCATAATACAGTATATCACCATTGTCATTGCGAACAGTCCTTGCGTTAATGGAAGCCCACATTGCGCCCCCGTCTTTCCGGCGAAGCTGTGTTTCAAAGCCCTTTATGAAGCCCTCTTTTGCCATCGTCTCTGCGTATTTTGTACGGTCTTCGGGGTTCACATAGTGTTGTCTTGCCATGTCTGTAAATGCTTTAATGACCTCTTCGGGCGAGTCAAAACCCATCATCCGGGCCTGAGCCGGATTGACGCTGAGAACCCGTCCATCCGGCGTGGTCTGGAAGATGCCCTCTATAGCGTTCTCAAAGATGCCTCTGTATTTTTGTTCACTTTTCTTCAATGCCTCCTCGGCCTCTTTCTGCTCTGTAATTTCCTTGGCAAAGATCGCAATTTTATCAACCTCTCCAGCATCGTTGAGCACCGGGTAGAAGTATACGTCATAGTATCTGTTGCTGTGCATGTCTTCAAGATGAACAAGCTGCTTTGTCCTCACTGCCTCTTCTATACGCGTATCCCTTTCTCTGTGTATGTCATTAGAAAGGAAGTTGACAAGAGATGTGCCTATCAGTTTGTCGGGAGTAGTGCCGAACCTTTGAGCCCCTGCCCTGTTTATATTAAGGACAATCCGTTCCCTGTCAATAAGGATAGCAGTCTCAGGTGTGGCATCGAGCAGCACCCTTATGGTCTTCTCGCTGTCCCGCAATCTGTTCTCGGCTTGTTTAAGATCCGTAATGTCTTCCCCTGAACTCAGCGTTCCCGTAATAATGCCCGAGTCGTCCTTTGTAACCGTATTGTGCCAGGAGATGATCCTCTCCTCACCGTTCTTCACCAGTACCGGCCCTTCAGCATATTCAACATTATCAATACGGCCGGACATCAATCTGTTAAACACCGCCCTTACCTCTGCCCTCATCCTTTCAGGGACGAAGGTATCAAACCAGTTTTTTCCTATGATGTCCTCTTTTGTATATCCCAGCACCTGACAGCCCTTCTGGTTGATAAGGGTCACCTTTTGGGAAGCATCTATGGCAACGAACATGACGCCTGCAATATCGAGGTATTTCCGGGCCAGATTCCTCTCTCTTTGAAGCATCTCTTCCGGTATTTCCTGCGGCACAATCGTATCTGTTCCATCAACTGTTGAGAGGTTGGTATCCGAACTCTTTGTCTCTTTCTGCAAAGTCATATTTTACCCCTTATCCTGCTTTCTTATATTGTGATAGTTTAAAATATATTACCTGTCAACTGCGATCTGGTGAGCTTATATTCTTTAATAATACTCTTTGAAATTAAAGGGTATATCTTTAATTGGCCCTTGTTTTGCCTCTTCAGTACTGTATACAAACCAGCCTTATACGGAAATTTTCATCAAGCCAATTAAAGCGTTATTAACCCTTCTTCGAGATTTTACTTGCCCTGGCATAGGCAAGGACAGCCTTCACATAATTATCACAGTGGTTGTAAGCCCATACAGCTTTTCTATGCTTGTCCGGGCTGCCTTTTTCCCAGCCGTGCGCCTTCAAATAGCTTGCAATACTTGCCATAGCGTCATGAAAATTGAATAAATCAATCTCGCCGTCGCCATTGCCGTCAACGGCATAGCGCAAATATGACGACGGGATAAACTGGCACAGACCAAAGGCTCCGGCCCATGAGCCTTTGATAGAAAAAGGGTCTTTGCTACTGTTTTTGCAAAGTATCAGGAGGTTTATCAGCTCTTCCGTTGCCCATTCGGAACGACGGTTTTCAAATACAGACATAGTGAGAAGACTGTTGAATACGAGATAATTGCCCCTTGCATTTCCAAGATTGGTTTCTACTCTGTAAATGGCAACAAGTACTTCTTTTTCAACGCCGAACCGGTCTTCTATCTCTTTGAAGGCAGCTCTATGTTCTTTTAAAACCTTCTGGCCTCTCATAATGGATTTCTTGTTAAGAAGGCCGAATTTCCGGCTCATATAGTTAAACCCCTTCCCGCTTCTGTTCAGCATCTCAGGGTATAGTTTTATACGTGTATCTGAAAAAATCTGACGGATTTCGTCATCACTGAACCCGTTGTCTTTAAGCTTTTGAGAGATGATTTCCTTTTTTGATGCAAAATCAGGCGGTATCCATTCTGATGCGTATGAGTTGACAGCAATTAAAGCAATAAGGAGAGCAAATATTGTTAAATATTTCAAGAGAACCTCCCCTGGTTTTTTCTAAAGGTCTCTATACTTTTTCATAGAGCCCTTTGCCTTCTCTACCGGGTACTTTTTTCCGTTCTTCTCTATCTTCTTTTTTGCCGACTCGATAATATCTATTCCGAGGTCATTTGCCAGCATAACCAGGTAATTGAATATATCGGAAAGTTCTTCAGCTATCTCATGCTTTTTTTTAAAGGTAAGTTCTTCGTTCTCCTTCCGCCACTGGAAGTGTTCGAGAAGTTCCGCAGCCTCAATTGAGATTGATATGGCAAGATTTTTCGGTGAATGAAATTGTTCCCAGTCCCGCTCCTCGCGGAATTTAAGGAGCATTTCGGAAACTTCCTTAATGCTGTCGTCTGATACAGGCGCCATTAATTTTTAATTTACACCATTTTGCTTTTTTGTCAAAGAAAATCGTCACAATACTAA harbors:
- a CDS encoding PAS domain S-box protein, whose protein sequence is MTLQKETKSSDTNLSTVDGTDTIVPQEIPEEMLQRERNLARKYLDIAGVMFVAIDASQKVTLINQKGCQVLGYTKEDIIGKNWFDTFVPERMRAEVRAVFNRLMSGRIDNVEYAEGPVLVKNGEERIISWHNTVTKDDSGIITGTLSSGEDITDLKQAENRLRDSEKTIRVLLDATPETAILIDRERIVLNINRAGAQRFGTTPDKLIGTSLVNFLSNDIHRERDTRIEEAVRTKQLVHLEDMHSNRYYDVYFYPVLNDAGEVDKIAIFAKEITEQKEAEEALKKSEQKYRGIFENAIEGIFQTTPDGRVLSVNPAQARMMGFDSPEEVIKAFTDMARQHYVNPEDRTKYAETMAKEGFIKGFETQLRRKDGGAMWASINARTVRNDNGDILYYEGSIEDITERKHAEIELKKAEENFRNIFENAVFGIYQSTPEGRYINVNPAMAKLFGYASPEEMMTSITDTAEQTYVNPADCQRYIELLEIRGSIGDFESQRYRKDKSKFWVSVSNKSVHDNSGNIIRYEGMVKDITERKEAEALLWEGEELFRSLYDNSADGILLTMPDGKIFAANAAACRMLGRSEEEICQIGRGGIVDVSDPRLAVALEERKQTGMFRSEIYHICKDGTRFPCEVSSNTFKGKDGNIRVSTIFRDITKRKKVHEELQEEKEKLLAIMDASPVAISWGDLKGNIEYNNRKFRELFGYTMEDIPTIQDWRRQAYPDPDYCASLPSLFTSLTEAQKHGIEMTPIEVTITCKDGSIRHVEQMGAMVSNRILAIYNDITERKKAEDALLESTDRLHDIINASTDRIFLVDIEGVILAINKAGTEYLGLNPDTAIGSTLFDNLPPEVAQKRKERLHKVCLAQQPVQVESRHHDGWHDTGFFPVAIAGRVARIVVYGRDITARKNAEEALREGEERFRMLSENAPFGMLMIARDGTFTYLNPKFQKLFGYNLSDIPDGRTWLRKAYPDQEYRHKVVSVWASQTSSQSQPGEKDPYTFTVTCKDGTEKIINFLPVLLGTGDYIMTCEDITQRKMMEEALQNERENFQTLSENAPFGMVMTAPDGIFTYINPKFKELFGYDESDIPDGRTWSRKAFPDQECRRRVIAAWLEDRKGTLEGGRFAPEVFTVTCKDGTEKIVSFVSVLLGNGGSVLTCEDVSELKQHENALKESENKFRDLTEKSLVGIYLLQDNAFRYVNSRFAEIHGYSVEEIVNKVDSKDLVLPEDWSLFIENVKKKMEEGAESLGYRFRALTKDKRVIYVEVLRTQTIYKGRPAIIGTLIDITDNVKTHEDLTKAKEIAESANKAKSEFLANMSHEIRTPLNGVVGMAGLLLDTNLDAEQRDFAETVVNSANTLLAVVNDILDFSKVEAGKLDLEVIDFDIRTSVEEVADMLSLRAHDKGLECIFMVDPEVPSFVRGDPGRIRQILMNLAYNAIKFTEKGEISVCATLEEESDSHAKVLFTVADTGIGISAENMDRLFKSFSQVDASTTRKYGGTGLGLAISKHLVEMMGGNISVESIEGKGSKFLFTIVLEKQQTTPESEARTREDIKGIHVLVVDDNDTNQRVLKAYLYSWGCRCILTSSGIEALRQLRQAKSNNDPFDIAIIDMLMPGMDGETLGRIIKEDDDVKDIILVMLTSGGQRGDAARSKEIGFAAYLTKPVKSTQLFNCLATIICGRQVTEKKEPAPFITKHSIREDAKRMVKILVAEDNATNQKVAVRILEKLGYRADVVANGKEAVVAVDMIPYNLVLMDVQMPEMDGFEATGIIRNKEKLNGTHMPIIAMTAHALKGDKERCIEAGMDDYVSKPIQPKELVAAIERCLSTLQSSRQKPIFETKPVHKFIFDRSAFLERLDGDEELMKEIVDVFMADFPNQLAGLKDALSQDNAYALERQAHAMKGAAANIEARSLKNIAFELETAGNSKDISQAGTLIKKLEMEFEGLKTVFTGPGDV
- a CDS encoding lytic murein transglycosylase; this encodes MKYLTIFALLIALIAVNSYASEWIPPDFASKKEIISQKLKDNGFSDDEIRQIFSDTRIKLYPEMLNRSGKGFNYMSRKFGLLNKKSIMRGQKVLKEHRAAFKEIEDRFGVEKEVLVAIYRVETNLGNARGNYLVFNSLLTMSVFENRRSEWATEELINLLILCKNSSKDPFSIKGSWAGAFGLCQFIPSSYLRYAVDGNGDGEIDLFNFHDAMASIASYLKAHGWEKGSPDKHRKAVWAYNHCDNYVKAVLAYARASKISKKG
- a CDS encoding nucleotide pyrophosphohydrolase; the encoded protein is MAPVSDDSIKEVSEMLLKFREERDWEQFHSPKNLAISISIEAAELLEHFQWRKENEELTFKKKHEIAEELSDIFNYLVMLANDLGIDIIESAKKKIEKNGKKYPVEKAKGSMKKYRDL